In Candidatus Atribacteria bacterium ADurb.Bin276, the genomic window CTGCTGAAAGCAGTTTCAAATAATTTCCGTTATTTTCTATGTCAATCTCTGCAAATGATTTCACAACACTTTTATAATTTCTTTACTAATTCTTTCAATCAGTGGAGCTGTAACAGAATTTCCTGCCTGCATATACAATTTGCTGTTTGCAATAGGTGGTAAAATATATTTGTCCATTGGATAGCCTTGAAAAGCAAAACATTCTTTTGGTGTTAATTTTCTAATTCCAAAATCGTCTTTTATCAAAGGTACGTTGTGTCCACCTGTCCCCATATTTGCAGTTAAAGTTGGACAAACATTACTTTTGTTTTATCACTTTTTACTTATTCCGGTATTTTCAGGATAGATTTTGAGAATGAGGAGGAAAAATGGAGTGCTTGATTTTCTAAAAAAATCTTTTCAAATTTCTATCTTCATTTTCCTTTTTTTTATCTTTTATATACCTCTATCAACCAATGCCCAAAATCAAACTCAGATTGATGCAATATTGGGAAAAGCTATTCAGTTATTTCAAGAGGGAAATTATCTTGATGCTTACATTGAACTTGAAGCTGTTTTAAAAATTGAACCTCATAATACCCAGGCTCTTAATTATAAGCTTCAATGTGAAACAAATCTCGGAGGAACACCTTCTGCTGGCATAGCTTCTCTAACCCCAAATCCTACTCCAACCGAACCAACTCCGATTTCTACTCCTCAATATACCCCCAAACCAACTATCGCTGCCACTTCTCTCCCTGAGGATTTAGCAACACCAAGCATTCTTCTTCAACCCTCTCCAATCCCTCATCAATCAATCGAACCAAATACTGATTCACAAAACACGATTCTTATCACCCCTGTAGTAAGTCCTACAAAGAACCAGCAGTTATTCATTGCCGATCCTCCTGGATGGGTTAAGCAATCGATCAACGATCCCTCTCAAATGGCATATTTTCAGCTTCCCAACCAACAACGAATTGTAATTGCTGAATTGATTGTTTTTCAAGAAACTCTTGATAGCAATAAAACCCTGGAAGAATACTTAGAATATATTCAAAAAAATCGATTAAAACCACCTGAGTTTGAACTTTATGTTCCGCTCGAAAGCAAGTCAACTACTCTAGCAGGCCTTCCTGCGGTTCAACATGATTTTCTATTTAGTAATGGAACTCTGCAGCTTAAAGCGCGGTCCGTTTTAGTTATTTATAATAAAATAGCTTACTTTTTTCTTTTTTACTCCAGCATTGCCGACTTTAACCAATTAGAAACTAATTTTAACCAGGTTTTAGAATTAGTTACAACCGAAGAAAAAAACCAAAGCCAGCCTCCTATTGAATTAAGCTTCGTCAGTCAAGCAGGTCTAGTTGGTATTCATGTTCCGCTTCCTCAGGGAACGATTCTCAAGGAAACTTCTTCAAATCAAACTATCTATAATGGTCCTAACCAAAGTCTAATTGAAATAGTAGTATCAGATTTAATCGATCAATTGAAACAAGCTGAAGCGGGCGCAGTATCAGGAAAATCTTTCCAAAATCAGTCAAACCTAACCGCAGGTTCTCAAGTCATTGAGATAAAGCTTTACCAATATGTTGAAAATAATCGCAATTTTGCCCTGCTCACAGCTTATTACGTTGGGAAACCCCTTCTGATAATTATTTCCCTTCCCCAAGATGAATACCAAACTGCCCAGCCATGGCTAACTCAACTGATCCAATCGATTGACTTTACATAAAACCATAAATTTTTGTGAGATCAAATAATTGTCGGTCTCACCTTTCATAACGAATATCGTCAAGATAAAAAGTACAACCATCAGGATTTAAGGTCCGATTTACAATAAAAGAAAACCCACCTTTAATGTTGCTTAGATCCTTACCGGATAAATCAAGAGTGTATTGTTTCCATTTGCTGGT contains:
- the hpaIIM gene encoding Modification methylase HpaII, producing the protein MGTGGHNVPLIKDDFGIRKLTPKECFAFQGYPMDKYILPPIANSKLYMQAGNSVTAPLIERISKEIIKVL